In Desulfosediminicola ganghwensis, a single window of DNA contains:
- a CDS encoding TRAP transporter substrate-binding protein translates to MRKTLMSALSGMAVAVGMTGLVATAQATTWDMPTPYPDKTFHTQNILQFSKDVEAATGGELKIKIHSAGSLFKHPEIKNAVRGGQVPIGEFFLSLLSNEHAVFGADSQPFLATNYDEAAKLWNSQRPEVAKLLDKQGLMPLFSVPWPPQGLYTNKEIKTVDDLKGIKFRAYNAMLESFANKVGAAPTQVEVPDIPQAFATGRVEAMITSPSTGANSKAWDFISHFTDIQAWVPKNIVVVSKKAFRKLDKPTQEAVLAAAAEAELRGLAMSKKETEEKIKILKDNGVIIVAPSPELMAGLKEVGKEMLVDWKQDAGAEGEAVLSHYQQ, encoded by the coding sequence ATGCGTAAGACACTGATGTCCGCCCTGTCTGGAATGGCGGTAGCCGTGGGCATGACCGGACTGGTTGCGACTGCCCAGGCAACAACCTGGGATATGCCGACGCCATATCCGGATAAGACCTTCCATACCCAGAATATTTTGCAGTTTTCCAAGGATGTGGAGGCGGCAACGGGTGGGGAGCTGAAAATCAAAATTCATTCTGCAGGGTCGCTCTTTAAACATCCGGAGATCAAGAACGCTGTACGTGGCGGACAGGTACCCATCGGCGAATTTTTTCTTTCCCTGCTCTCCAACGAGCATGCGGTATTCGGGGCAGATTCCCAGCCTTTTCTGGCGACAAACTATGATGAGGCGGCAAAACTCTGGAACAGCCAGCGCCCTGAAGTTGCCAAGCTGTTGGACAAACAGGGCCTGATGCCGCTCTTTTCTGTACCCTGGCCACCACAGGGGCTGTACACCAATAAAGAGATCAAGACTGTAGATGACCTCAAGGGTATTAAGTTCAGAGCATATAACGCGATGCTTGAGAGTTTCGCCAATAAAGTTGGTGCGGCACCGACCCAGGTCGAAGTACCTGATATCCCACAGGCATTTGCCACGGGCCGGGTTGAGGCGATGATCACTTCACCATCAACTGGTGCCAACTCCAAGGCCTGGGATTTTATTTCCCATTTCACCGATATTCAGGCCTGGGTACCGAAGAATATTGTCGTGGTCAGTAAAAAAGCTTTCCGCAAGCTCGATAAACCTACCCAGGAGGCTGTCCTGGCAGCAGCGGCAGAAGCAGAGTTGCGCGGTCTTGCCATGAGCAAGAAGGAGACCGAAGAGAAAATAAAGATCCTGAAGGATAACGGGGTCATCATCGTTGCTCCGAGCCCGGAACTGATGGCTGGTCTGAAAGAGGTCGGCAAAGAAATGCTGGTTGACTGGAAGCAGGACGCCGGTGCAGAGGGTGAGGCTGTGCTGAGCCATTATCAGCAGTAA
- a CDS encoding TRAP transporter small permease has protein sequence MVRNWLNRLYTTSGWLAAFFVAAICLLVVAQVMLNLIDRICTVMTGSAIGLTIPSYADFTGFFLAAASFLALAHTLREGDHIRVTLLISNLPGKIRRIAEFWCLGVAAGISMYFSYYMALLTWESWSYNDLSAGLVAVPIWIPQCGMLIGLLVLTIAVIDEFIEVLMGRAPSYSKKKGPKKG, from the coding sequence ATGGTACGTAACTGGTTGAACCGGCTTTACACGACAAGCGGCTGGCTGGCGGCCTTCTTTGTCGCCGCGATATGTCTATTGGTCGTGGCACAGGTGATGCTCAATCTCATCGATCGTATCTGTACAGTGATGACTGGCTCAGCCATTGGTCTCACTATTCCCTCCTATGCCGACTTCACCGGTTTTTTTCTGGCTGCGGCTTCGTTTCTGGCGCTGGCCCATACCCTGCGTGAGGGGGATCATATCAGGGTAACGCTGCTGATAAGTAACCTGCCGGGAAAAATCAGGCGAATCGCTGAGTTCTGGTGTCTTGGCGTTGCTGCCGGCATCTCGATGTATTTCAGTTACTACATGGCACTTCTTACCTGGGAATCCTGGAGTTACAACGATCTTTCAGCTGGCCTCGTCGCGGTTCCAATCTGGATTCCCCAGTGTGGGATGCTGATTGGTTTGCTGGTGCTGACCATCGCGGTTATCGATGAGTTTATCGAAGTGCTCATGGGGAGGGCACCAAGCTATTCGAAGAAAAAAGGGCCGAAGAAGGGTTAA
- a CDS encoding TRAP transporter large permease produces the protein MSELSMIVLLLLVLFALLGSGIWVAFSLLAVGMTGMAIFTEAPVGEVLATTVWGASNSWALAALPLFIWMGEILFRSRLSEDMFSGLSPWLSKLPGRLLHVNILGCGIFAAVSGSSAATAATIGKMSIPELSRRGYPEKMIIGTLAGSATLGLLIPPSIILIVYGVATEQSIARLFIAGLLPGLMLVALFIGYVATWSLLNRQSIPVGECEADLPLAEKFRRSKGLIPVVLLIGGVIGSIYSGIASPTDAAAVGVVLALVLSWHSGTLSKQTFFDGLLGATRTSCMIAFILAGAAFLTVAMGFTGIPKMLASWIGTMGLSPYALLGALTIFFIVLGCFLDGISVVVLTTSVIMPMVEQAGIDPLWFGIFVVIVVEMSQITPPVGFNLFVIQGQTGMNILRVAVAALPFFLLLLLALGIIVVVPEIVTILPDMMGR, from the coding sequence ATGTCGGAATTATCGATGATTGTGTTGTTGCTGCTGGTACTTTTTGCGCTTCTGGGCAGCGGCATCTGGGTTGCTTTCTCACTGCTTGCGGTCGGTATGACCGGCATGGCAATATTCACGGAGGCACCCGTCGGTGAGGTGCTGGCCACAACGGTCTGGGGTGCGTCGAACAGCTGGGCACTGGCCGCATTACCGCTTTTTATCTGGATGGGTGAGATTCTTTTTCGTTCCAGATTGTCAGAGGATATGTTCAGTGGCCTGTCCCCCTGGTTGTCAAAACTTCCGGGCAGATTGCTTCATGTCAATATTCTCGGCTGTGGAATCTTTGCAGCAGTCTCCGGGTCATCCGCCGCTACTGCCGCCACCATCGGCAAGATGTCTATCCCGGAGCTTTCAAGGCGCGGCTATCCCGAGAAGATGATTATCGGCACCCTGGCAGGTTCAGCAACCCTTGGCCTGTTGATCCCACCATCCATTATCCTGATTGTGTACGGGGTCGCGACGGAACAGTCCATCGCCCGACTTTTTATTGCAGGGCTCCTGCCCGGTTTGATGCTGGTGGCACTTTTTATCGGTTATGTGGCTACCTGGTCGCTGCTCAACCGTCAGTCCATCCCGGTCGGAGAGTGTGAAGCAGACCTGCCGTTGGCAGAGAAGTTCAGACGGTCGAAAGGCTTGATCCCTGTGGTGCTGCTGATTGGCGGGGTCATCGGCTCCATCTACTCCGGCATTGCCTCGCCAACTGATGCTGCTGCGGTCGGGGTGGTGCTGGCGCTGGTTCTCTCGTGGCATTCGGGAACCTTGAGTAAACAGACGTTTTTTGATGGCTTGCTCGGTGCCACCAGAACTTCATGCATGATCGCTTTTATTCTGGCGGGTGCTGCCTTTCTTACAGTTGCCATGGGTTTTACGGGTATACCGAAAATGCTGGCAAGCTGGATCGGTACCATGGGCCTGTCGCCCTATGCCCTGCTGGGAGCGCTGACCATCTTTTTCATCGTCCTTGGTTGTTTTCTGGATGGCATCTCGGTGGTGGTGTTAACAACATCGGTGATTATGCCCATGGTGGAGCAGGCTGGAATTGATCCGCTCTGGTTCGGCATCTTTGTGGTGATCGTGGTGGAAATGTCCCAGATTACCCCGCCCGTCGGTTTCAACCTGTTCGTGATTCAGGGGCAGACCGGGATGAATATCTTACGGGTTGCGGTTGCAGCCTTACCGTTTTTCCTGCTGCTTCTGCTGGCGTTGGGCATAATTGTGGTTGTCCCGGAGATTGTTACGATTCTACCTGATATGATGGGGCGCTGA
- a CDS encoding winged helix DNA-binding protein, with product MTESKDQDEPTPIVSSEHLASPDSWQLSEFEYGMIISYNAFARWMMRCMSATGYVDFSPLDILVLHNVNHRKREKRLIDICFVLHVEDHHTVNYSLKKLVKAGLVGREKRGKEIFYFATEEGDAACAQYRKIREKCLTSTYRAMDQENDEMSQAAALLRLMSGIYDQASRAASSL from the coding sequence ATGACAGAGAGTAAAGACCAGGACGAACCCACCCCAATTGTATCCTCAGAGCATCTCGCCTCCCCTGACAGCTGGCAGCTCAGTGAGTTTGAATATGGCATGATCATCTCATATAACGCCTTCGCCCGCTGGATGATGCGCTGCATGAGCGCCACCGGATATGTGGATTTCAGTCCGTTGGATATCCTGGTGCTCCACAACGTCAATCACCGTAAACGCGAAAAGCGATTGATAGATATTTGCTTCGTGCTCCATGTCGAGGATCATCACACGGTGAATTACTCGCTTAAAAAACTGGTTAAGGCAGGTCTGGTAGGCCGGGAAAAACGAGGGAAGGAGATTTTTTATTTTGCCACTGAAGAAGGCGATGCCGCGTGCGCGCAGTATAGAAAAATTCGGGAGAAATGTCTCACCTCGACGTACCGGGCGATGGATCAGGAAAATGACGAGATGAGTCAGGCCGCAGCGCTGCTACGTTTGATGTCGGGCATTTATGATCAGGCTTCCAGGGCTGCTTCTTCATTATAA
- a CDS encoding nuclear transport factor 2 family protein has product MKTFIRTSAVLACIMLLPMMASAESNSSQLNRMRLENGRALVEVDSVNWSTVVPYYTNDIEYHDPIVTIQGIDEMTEFLSRLFTSSPNLVTTVEDEICIDDTYTAAWTMTGYFNGVPYTAKGMSIIKFRPKESQAYYQRDYYSEGDIMINITGGFAEPVEAFRQYYRCAVDPDPAFVCPFYTIE; this is encoded by the coding sequence ATGAAGACTTTCATCAGAACGTCCGCAGTGCTCGCTTGCATCATGCTTTTGCCTATGATGGCCAGTGCGGAAAGTAATTCGAGTCAACTCAACCGTATGCGATTGGAAAATGGACGTGCGCTCGTCGAAGTGGATTCCGTGAATTGGTCAACCGTAGTGCCCTATTACACCAATGACATTGAATACCACGATCCTATTGTAACCATCCAGGGCATCGATGAGATGACGGAATTCCTCTCGAGATTGTTTACGAGTTCCCCAAATCTAGTCACTACGGTTGAAGACGAGATTTGCATTGATGACACATACACGGCTGCCTGGACGATGACCGGTTATTTCAACGGAGTGCCCTATACTGCTAAAGGCATGTCGATCATCAAATTCCGCCCCAAAGAAAGTCAGGCGTATTATCAGAGGGACTACTATTCAGAAGGTGATATTATGATCAATATCACGGGTGGTTTTGCCGAGCCGGTTGAAGCTTTCAGGCAATACTACAGGTGCGCCGTGGATCCCGATCCCGCGTTCGTTTGCCCCTTCTACACCATAGAGTAA
- a CDS encoding pyridoxamine 5'-phosphate oxidase family protein: MQSGEADVRERIVQVLESQQLGVLATERNGQPYTSLMAFAHTPDLTRIVVATGRATRKHTNLLEQSRVSLLIDTRSNTEKDFHAAAAVTVIGEVVKLSEEEQQTYQSLYLRHHPYLERFVEAPSTTMLLIKVRHYLIVNRFQNVMELHLSDETDIFA, from the coding sequence ATGCAATCAGGAGAAGCGGATGTACGTGAGAGAATAGTTCAGGTTCTGGAGAGTCAGCAGCTGGGAGTGCTGGCCACCGAGCGCAACGGGCAGCCTTATACAAGCCTCATGGCCTTTGCCCATACTCCGGACCTGACCAGGATAGTGGTGGCGACAGGACGTGCGACCAGAAAACACACCAATCTGCTTGAGCAGTCCCGGGTCTCTTTACTTATCGATACCCGGTCGAATACTGAAAAGGATTTTCATGCAGCGGCTGCGGTAACGGTAATTGGTGAGGTGGTAAAATTGTCTGAGGAGGAGCAGCAGACCTATCAAAGCCTCTATCTCCGTCACCACCCATATCTGGAACGGTTTGTAGAAGCTCCAAGTACCACGATGTTGTTGATAAAAGTTCGTCATTATCTGATAGTCAATCGATTTCAGAATGTTATGGAGCTGCACTTAAGTGATGAAACAGATATTTTTGCTTGA
- a CDS encoding PEP/pyruvate-binding domain-containing protein, giving the protein MKQIFLLDTKDQLFAKDVGGKALALAKLLNAGELLPKTACLTTAAYKEFLEINRLSEKIQMELNTKEFSDMRWEEIWDISLRIRQFFLATSLPRTLASTIHDFVRTEFGEVPLAVRSSATEEDGSTASFAGLHESYLNIRSQDQLERAIRKVWASLWSDKALLYRQELQLAVGSSAMAIVIQELLPSSCAGVGFTHDPMDSNRMVIEAVHGLNQGLVDGEVPPDRFQVNREDYSLVAHIPPEKREKYVIADQSEREGVEIAVLPPELAEQKPLDIEELETLVQAMDRLEKTFDTPLDIEWCRVEGQLYILQARPITAISDDRTDRRAWYLSLHRSFQNLQGLWQVIEKQMLPQMEDDWREMAVVNLTGSSDNELAGIIRHRFERVSYWSKRYWDDCIPFAHGIRLFGEIFNEVMAPADPYLFVSLLSGEEMLSTKRNAMLKKLASMVRAHPQIQSQFNTGGFAGIEDERFCRELEKVESIFGNFFIQQNIGSRDSRDNLVKVILQYATLENDKIDDRASTRRNLENQFLSKIGETTLNIDGEQLLSLGRASYRMRDDDNIYMGKIEQQLSLAVAEGRSRLATRGMAEILATPEEIAALLAGEQVELIRPAGKKPEKAEESSKIRLAKETGPLIRARQLQGQPASRGFCRGRARVIERPEQMPEFKVGEVLVVDSIDPNMTFLAPLALGIVERRGGMLIHGAIIAREYGIPCVTGVSAVLRYIRTGDMVTVDGYLGLVIVDRDTDSPEK; this is encoded by the coding sequence ATGAAACAGATATTTTTGCTTGATACCAAAGATCAGTTATTCGCAAAAGATGTGGGCGGCAAAGCTCTGGCGCTGGCAAAGCTGCTTAATGCCGGAGAGCTGTTGCCGAAAACTGCCTGTCTTACCACGGCAGCATATAAGGAGTTTCTGGAGATTAATCGTTTAAGCGAAAAAATACAGATGGAGCTGAACACCAAGGAGTTCAGTGACATGCGCTGGGAGGAGATCTGGGACATTTCGTTGCGTATCCGTCAATTTTTCCTGGCCACCAGTTTGCCGCGTACACTGGCTTCAACTATACACGATTTTGTTCGAACAGAGTTTGGTGAGGTTCCACTGGCCGTGCGCTCTTCGGCCACGGAGGAAGATGGCAGCACAGCATCATTTGCAGGCCTTCATGAATCGTATCTGAATATACGCTCCCAGGACCAATTAGAGCGGGCTATACGAAAAGTGTGGGCCTCTCTCTGGTCTGATAAGGCTTTACTCTACCGCCAGGAGTTGCAGCTGGCTGTGGGCTCCAGCGCCATGGCCATTGTCATTCAGGAGTTATTGCCAAGTTCATGTGCGGGCGTGGGCTTTACCCATGATCCGATGGATAGCAACCGTATGGTAATCGAGGCGGTCCATGGTCTGAACCAGGGACTGGTCGATGGTGAGGTACCGCCGGACAGGTTCCAGGTCAACCGGGAGGATTATAGCCTCGTTGCCCATATTCCCCCTGAGAAGAGGGAAAAATATGTCATAGCTGACCAGAGCGAGAGGGAAGGAGTTGAAATTGCGGTGTTGCCGCCGGAGTTGGCTGAGCAAAAGCCACTGGACATTGAGGAATTAGAGACCCTGGTTCAGGCCATGGATCGGCTTGAAAAAACGTTCGATACCCCTTTGGACATAGAGTGGTGCCGGGTAGAAGGCCAATTGTATATTCTCCAGGCAAGGCCCATTACGGCGATTTCTGACGACAGAACCGATCGAAGGGCGTGGTATCTGAGCCTTCACAGGAGTTTTCAGAATCTCCAGGGGCTATGGCAGGTAATTGAAAAACAGATGTTGCCTCAAATGGAAGATGATTGGAGAGAAATGGCTGTTGTCAACCTGACTGGCAGCTCTGATAATGAACTTGCCGGGATAATCAGGCACAGGTTTGAGCGGGTATCCTATTGGAGTAAACGCTATTGGGATGACTGCATTCCCTTTGCTCACGGAATTCGCCTTTTTGGGGAAATATTCAACGAGGTAATGGCGCCGGCAGACCCATATCTGTTTGTCTCCCTGCTGAGTGGCGAGGAGATGCTCAGTACCAAAAGAAATGCCATGCTGAAAAAGCTGGCAAGTATGGTTCGTGCCCATCCGCAGATTCAGAGCCAGTTCAATACTGGAGGATTTGCAGGGATAGAAGACGAACGCTTTTGCCGCGAACTTGAAAAGGTGGAAAGCATCTTCGGTAATTTTTTTATTCAGCAAAACATCGGCAGCAGAGACTCGCGGGACAATCTGGTGAAAGTTATTTTGCAATATGCCACGCTTGAAAACGATAAAATTGATGATCGCGCATCAACCCGGAGGAACCTTGAGAATCAATTTCTCTCAAAAATCGGGGAGACGACCTTGAACATTGATGGTGAGCAACTGCTCTCGCTGGGCAGGGCAAGTTACCGGATGCGCGATGACGACAATATCTATATGGGCAAGATTGAGCAGCAACTTTCCCTGGCAGTAGCAGAAGGCCGCAGTCGCCTTGCCACCAGGGGAATGGCAGAGATCCTGGCAACTCCGGAAGAAATTGCCGCCCTCCTTGCCGGTGAACAGGTGGAGTTGATCAGGCCGGCTGGGAAAAAGCCTGAAAAAGCAGAAGAAAGCAGCAAAATTAGATTGGCAAAAGAGACGGGGCCTTTGATCCGGGCCAGGCAACTGCAAGGCCAGCCTGCGTCACGCGGCTTTTGCCGTGGTAGGGCCAGAGTCATAGAGCGACCGGAGCAGATGCCGGAATTCAAGGTTGGCGAGGTGCTGGTCGTGGACAGCATTGATCCCAATATGACGTTTCTGGCACCGCTGGCCCTGGGGATCGTGGAGCGACGGGGAGGGATGCTTATCCACGGAGCCATCATCGCAAGGGAGTATGGAATCCCGTGCGTTACCGGTGTGTCAGCTGTTCTGCGTTATATACGTACAGGTGATATGGTCACTGTTGACGGCTATCTGGGGCTGGTGATTGTCGACAGGGACACAGATAGCCCGGAAAAATAA
- a CDS encoding YbgA family protein — protein MEDKIRLGVSSCLLGNLVRFDGGHQHDRYITGTLGNYVDFVPVCPEVECGMSIPREAMRLVGEAESPRLVTSRSNVDMTDQMLDWIPQELEKLEAEDLDGFIFKNRSPSSGMERVKVYPASGKGMAEKKGVGIFARAFMEHFPNLPVEEDGRLHDLILRENFIERIFVHRRWRKLLAEKKTVGGLVEFHTRHKLLIMAHGEKIYREMGPLVAKAKQIPADELYQRYEQLLMSALKLRCTLKNHSNVLMHLLGYFKKNLSADEKQEVLEIIDQYRAGLVPLIVPITLINHYVRKYNQEYLAEQYYLNPHPIELKLRNHA, from the coding sequence ATGGAAGACAAGATTCGCCTGGGAGTAAGTTCATGCCTGTTGGGTAATCTGGTACGCTTTGATGGCGGCCACCAACATGATCGCTATATAACCGGAACTCTTGGCAACTATGTGGACTTTGTTCCTGTCTGTCCGGAAGTGGAATGCGGTATGTCTATCCCAAGGGAGGCGATGCGGCTGGTCGGTGAGGCTGAAAGTCCCCGCCTGGTCACCTCCCGCTCCAATGTTGACATGACAGACCAGATGCTGGACTGGATCCCCCAGGAGCTGGAAAAACTCGAAGCTGAAGATCTGGATGGCTTTATCTTCAAGAACCGCTCACCGAGCAGCGGCATGGAGAGGGTCAAAGTCTACCCTGCCAGTGGCAAGGGTATGGCCGAAAAGAAAGGAGTGGGCATCTTTGCCCGCGCCTTCATGGAGCATTTCCCCAACCTGCCGGTGGAAGAGGATGGGCGGTTGCACGACCTCATCCTGCGTGAAAATTTCATCGAGAGAATCTTCGTTCATCGAAGATGGCGAAAGCTGCTCGCCGAAAAGAAAACTGTCGGCGGCCTGGTGGAATTCCACACCAGACACAAGTTACTTATCATGGCCCATGGCGAGAAGATTTACAGGGAAATGGGGCCGCTGGTGGCCAAGGCTAAGCAGATTCCCGCCGATGAACTCTACCAGAGATACGAGCAACTGTTGATGAGCGCACTCAAACTGCGCTGCACCCTGAAAAACCACAGTAATGTACTGATGCATCTGCTTGGCTATTTCAAAAAGAATCTGAGCGCGGATGAAAAGCAGGAAGTGCTGGAAATCATCGACCAGTACAGGGCTGGCCTGGTACCCCTCATTGTGCCGATAACCCTGATAAACCACTATGTCCGCAAATACAATCAGGAGTATCTGGCCGAGCAATACTACCTGAACCCACACCCCATTGAGCTGAAACTCCGTAATCACGCCTGA
- the cimA gene encoding citramalate synthase: MGRSIEIYDTTLRDGTQAENFNLSVEDKIRITQALDKLGIDFIEGGWPGSNPVSAEYFAQMRKIKLNYAKLAAFGSTRHFKNAPEDDPNLQALLDAKPQAITIFGKSWDIHVTEALKIELADNLQIIKDTLAYLHPQVEHLIYDAEHFFDGYKNNEEYALATLVKAAEGGAETLVLCDTNGGTLPQEVGPIVQHVKKHIEDHGHRVKIGIHSHNDSESAVANALLALDCGADHVQGTINGFGERCGNANLTSIIPAIIFKMGLDCGVQRNIDQLYSTSRLVNELANLPHNRYQPYVGESAFAHKGGIHVSAVKRNPTTYEHIAPDKVGNIRRILISDQAGRSNILHKANLWGLKIAPNDPVLNAIISELKDLENKGFSFEGAEASFEILMRRAMGLQRNYFKFETFRVMNHKYRMDKPPLTEATIRLFVGGDEVHTAAMGDGPVNALDNAIRKALVRFYPCLEEMQLADYKVRVLTGEHGTEAKVRVLVESTDGHCSWSTVGVSVNIIEASWQALVDSINYKLMKEDNRK; encoded by the coding sequence ATGGGGAGATCAATAGAAATTTACGATACCACCCTTCGTGACGGCACCCAGGCGGAAAACTTCAATCTTTCGGTTGAGGACAAGATTCGAATTACCCAGGCGCTCGATAAACTCGGTATCGATTTCATTGAAGGCGGCTGGCCCGGTTCCAACCCGGTTTCCGCCGAGTATTTCGCCCAAATGCGTAAGATCAAGCTGAACTACGCCAAACTGGCTGCGTTCGGCTCAACCCGCCACTTCAAGAATGCCCCTGAAGATGATCCAAACCTGCAGGCTCTCCTCGATGCCAAGCCGCAGGCGATCACCATTTTCGGTAAAAGCTGGGACATCCACGTCACCGAGGCGCTAAAGATCGAACTGGCGGATAATCTGCAGATCATTAAGGACACCCTGGCCTACCTGCACCCCCAGGTTGAACACCTTATCTACGATGCCGAGCACTTTTTCGACGGCTATAAAAATAATGAAGAGTATGCACTCGCCACCCTGGTCAAGGCGGCTGAAGGAGGCGCTGAAACATTGGTACTCTGCGACACCAATGGCGGCACCCTTCCCCAGGAGGTCGGTCCGATCGTTCAGCATGTCAAAAAACATATTGAAGATCATGGCCACAGGGTAAAAATCGGCATCCACTCCCATAACGATTCGGAATCAGCCGTGGCCAACGCCCTTCTCGCCCTTGATTGCGGGGCTGACCATGTACAGGGCACCATCAACGGTTTTGGCGAGCGCTGCGGTAACGCCAACCTCACCTCGATCATCCCGGCCATAATTTTCAAAATGGGCCTCGATTGCGGGGTGCAGCGTAATATCGACCAGCTCTACTCAACCTCAAGGCTAGTGAACGAGTTGGCCAATCTCCCCCACAACCGGTACCAGCCATACGTAGGTGAGTCGGCCTTTGCTCATAAGGGCGGTATCCATGTCAGCGCGGTCAAACGCAATCCGACAACCTATGAACATATTGCCCCTGATAAAGTCGGCAATATCCGCCGTATCCTGATCTCTGATCAGGCCGGCCGCTCCAACATCCTGCATAAGGCCAATCTCTGGGGGCTGAAAATTGCGCCCAACGATCCCGTTCTGAACGCCATCATCAGCGAGCTGAAAGACCTTGAAAACAAAGGATTTTCCTTTGAGGGCGCTGAAGCGAGTTTCGAAATTCTGATGCGCAGGGCCATGGGCCTGCAACGCAACTACTTCAAGTTCGAAACCTTCAGGGTTATGAACCACAAGTACCGCATGGATAAACCGCCGCTCACCGAGGCGACCATCCGCCTTTTCGTGGGAGGTGACGAGGTCCACACCGCCGCCATGGGCGATGGCCCGGTTAACGCGCTTGATAATGCAATCCGCAAGGCGCTGGTGCGCTTTTATCCCTGCCTGGAGGAGATGCAACTCGCCGACTACAAGGTCCGTGTTCTCACCGGCGAGCATGGCACCGAAGCCAAGGTTCGCGTTCTGGTGGAAAGTACCGATGGGCATTGCAGTTGGTCAACTGTCGGTGTCTCTGTTAATATAATAGAAGCAAGCTGGCAGGCTCTGGTTGACAGTATCAACTATAAGCTGATGAAAGAGGATAACCGCAAGTAG